A segment of the Marmota flaviventris isolate mMarFla1 chromosome 2, mMarFla1.hap1, whole genome shotgun sequence genome:
AAACAAGTGGTTTTGCTTACATTGACAGAAAGTCTGCAAGAACAGAAAGCCTGACACATTCCAGTTTTAAAAAAGCACAACTGTGCCCCAAGGACGTGGTATCATGCGAGGATCCGAGGCGCGGGGGGCACAGGCTGGAGTCACTCTGGGCGGGGAGGAGGTGGCAGTTGCCCCCGGGGCAGCGATGTGCAGGGCCAGGCCGTCCATGAATCTCACCCTGGGCGTGCAGGAATGAATAGCTTCATTTGACAAGGGTCAGAGGTCAAAAGAGGGTCACCCAACCTTATCACCCTGTTGAGCAACAGGAACAATGACCCGTAAAAAGTCCTTCTTGGTGGCTGCTGTTGAATTCATCACATAGAAGCACAGctagaaacaaaaccaagaacaGACTAACAGACAACTCCCAAGAAAGCCACAGGGCCGGCAGACAGCTCCTCCAACTATCTAAACACCATAAAGCAATTTCTGGTGACATATGTACCCCCTCCCACAGTTCCCTTTCTTGTTTTACAGACAGacaaggaataataataatgatttttaaagagtAATACATTCCTTAAAATGGCAGGTGGCAAAATACAAGAACAACAGGCATATTCTGAGTGTCCACAGCTTTTTCCTCTTTCAGTAGAGTTTGGAGGTGACTTCTGATTTAATGCATGAACCTGACAGTGACAGCACCCCAGCGGGAGCAGGGATAGCAGTGGGCTACCTCTCCATGCTATTTGGGGGTGCGGCTGCTGTGGGGCAAGGAGAAGGAAACAGCATCACCTTGTGTCTTTCACAGTTGTTTTTAGACGATGATTTCACTACCCAGAGAGTAGTGGAGTAGGAACTAGGTCTCTAATGGAGTAAAAGAGAGCTCTGTGTGTGTAACTGACAGCTGGAGGTTAAAGCTGTTAACAGTGAGAGATTCGAGCCCTCTTCCTGCTCAGGAGAAGCCCCCAGGCTGGTTGGCTTGGGCACAAAGACCTGGGTGTGAAGCAGGTGAGCAGCAGGCTTTAGGAGCCCTGGGCACACAGGAGTGAACGCAAGCAGCACCCAGAGCAGCAGAGATGGTGTGGGAACCAGACTGTGACTTACCCACACAGGTCCTTTCAGAGATCCCGTTGGATGCCATTTCCCTTTTAAAAGGTTGTGTGAACTTAAAGACAAGTGCAGGCTTGGCTGTTAGTACATTCTATACCTTtcaaggacttttttttcctttctaagcaTCTTGGTTGGTGGAGGGAGGTCCCAAAGTGGCTGTACTGGTGACCACTTCCACAGCCCTGGCCATCTACCTCAAGTTCATGCTATTGCAGCCACAGAGAATCTCCTTGAAGGTGTTGCGCAGCTCCAGGCTCCGGAAGGCGTAAATGAGGGGGTCGATGATGGAGTTGCACATGATGAGGACCAGGTAGGTGTTGAAGTGGGCCGTGTAGCAGATGCAGTAAGGGTTGGTGGGGCAGGTGATGATGAGGACCAGGTGCAGGAAGAAGGGGGCCCAGCAGAAGATGAATACCCCCAGGAGGATGGTGATGGTGACGGCCCCCTTCATGCAGGAGTGCTGCTGTGGGGCCATCCCGTCAGCAGGTGGCAGTGCCGCAATGCGCTTGACATGCAGCCGGGCAAAGAGGAACATGTGCACGTAGAGGGTGCCCATGAGAAGCACCATGGCGAAGAACATGGTGATGAGGCTCACGATGACCATCTTGCTCTCGGAGTAGACGATGAACACCACGCCGCAGACGCCGCAGCAGACCCAGATGCTCACGATCAGAGTGAGCGCCTTCCTCACGGTCATGATGCTGTGGTAGCGGAGCGCATAGAAGATGGTGACGTACCTGTCGACGGCAATGGCCAAGAGGTTGCAGATGGAGGCCACCAGGGAGATGCAGATCATGGAGTCGAAGATGTTGTCCATGTGTTGGATAAACTGGTCCTCGAAGGTCAGGTAGTTGCTGTTGATGATGGCGATCATGATGGTCTCCAGGGCATTGGACACACTCACCAGCATGTCGGCCACAGCCAGGCtgcagaggaagaagtacatgggggagtGCAGGTTGCTGTTCCTGACCACAGCCAGGATGACCAGGATGTTTTCCAGCAGGCTGATGATGCCCAGACTCAGGAAGACCTCAGGCTTGATGAAGACCTGCTCACAGAACCCCCTGTGGCTCTGGTTGCTGGAAGGGGCCATGAGGCGCTGGGAGCCATTGGGCAGCACCGGAGGAGCCCAGAGCAGGCAGCAGGAAGCGTTCATGGCAACAGACGGCTGATCCGAGCAGGGGCTCCTGCAGGCTCCGAAGAAGCAGCTGCTGCTCACGGGAAAGGCAGCATCTCCCCCTAGATGTTTCTTTGGATACTTGTCCAGTCCAGACTCAGATTTTGTTCTCCccagaacaaaagaagaaagagagggacgGAGAGAGAAGTTAGTATGGGAACTTT
Coding sequences within it:
- the Mc3r gene encoding melanocortin receptor 3, with translation MNASCCLLWAPPVLPNGSQRLMAPSSNQSHRGFCEQVFIKPEVFLSLGIISLLENILVILAVVRNSNLHSPMYFFLCSLAVADMLVSVSNALETIMIAIINSNYLTFEDQFIQHMDNIFDSMICISLVASICNLLAIAVDRYVTIFYALRYHSIMTVRKALTLIVSIWVCCGVCGVVFIVYSESKMVIVSLITMFFAMVLLMGTLYVHMFLFARLHVKRIAALPPADGMAPQQHSCMKGAVTITILLGVFIFCWAPFFLHLVLIITCPTNPYCICYTAHFNTYLVLIMCNSIIDPLIYAFRSLELRNTFKEILCGCNSMNLR